The Kitasatospora paranensis genome has a window encoding:
- a CDS encoding nitric oxide synthase oxygenase — protein MIFSRIRTRRPAATAGACPYAHQHAAPPAPPAPPEPTAGSVAGLAVAFVRQYHREHPAAGDPADRVRQVLADLERTGGYRHTPDELAFGARVAWRNAARCIGRLYWQSLVVRDLRHVEDPDAVAEACFDHLRAATNGGRIRPTITVFAPDRPGRPAARILNQQLVRYAGYREADGGWTGDPAGGDLAARARALGWKSGGERFDVLPLLVQTGPGSEPRWYEVPDDAALQVPLTHPEHRWFGALGLRWYAVPAISDMTLEIGGIRYPAAPFNGWYMGTEIGARNLADADRYAMLAAVADRLGLDTSSDRTLWRDRALVELNIAVLHSFQAAGVTIADHHTESERFLRHIARERRLGRPTPADWSWIVPPVSGGLTPVYHRYYDPVDPAQRPAFLARPPW, from the coding sequence TTGATCTTCAGCCGCATTCGCACGCGCAGACCCGCCGCCACCGCCGGGGCCTGCCCCTACGCCCACCAGCACGCCGCACCGCCCGCGCCGCCCGCGCCGCCCGAGCCGACGGCCGGGTCGGTCGCGGGACTGGCGGTCGCCTTCGTCCGCCAGTACCACCGGGAGCACCCCGCGGCCGGCGACCCGGCGGACCGGGTCCGCCAGGTCCTCGCCGACCTCGAACGCACCGGCGGCTACCGGCACACCCCCGACGAGCTCGCCTTCGGCGCCCGGGTCGCCTGGCGCAACGCGGCGCGCTGCATCGGCCGGCTCTACTGGCAGAGCCTGGTGGTGCGCGACCTGCGGCACGTCGAGGATCCCGACGCCGTCGCCGAGGCCTGCTTCGACCACCTGCGGGCCGCCACCAACGGCGGCCGGATCCGGCCCACCATCACCGTCTTCGCCCCCGACCGGCCCGGCCGGCCGGCCGCGCGGATCCTCAACCAGCAGCTCGTCCGGTACGCCGGCTACCGCGAGGCCGACGGCGGCTGGACGGGCGACCCGGCCGGCGGCGACCTGGCCGCGCGGGCCCGGGCACTCGGCTGGAAGAGCGGCGGCGAGCGGTTCGACGTCCTGCCGCTGCTCGTCCAGACCGGGCCCGGCAGCGAACCCCGCTGGTACGAGGTGCCCGACGACGCCGCCCTCCAGGTGCCGCTGACCCACCCCGAGCACCGCTGGTTCGGCGCCCTCGGGCTGCGCTGGTACGCGGTGCCCGCGATCAGCGACATGACGCTGGAGATCGGCGGGATCCGCTACCCGGCGGCGCCGTTCAACGGCTGGTACATGGGCACCGAGATCGGCGCCCGCAACCTCGCCGACGCCGACCGCTACGCCATGCTCGCCGCCGTCGCCGACCGCCTCGGGCTCGACACCTCCAGCGACCGGACGCTCTGGCGCGACCGCGCCCTGGTCGAGCTCAACATCGCCGTCCTGCACTCCTTCCAGGCCGCCGGCGTGACCATCGCCGACCACCACACCGAGTCCGAGCGGTTCCTGCGGCACATCGCGCGCGAGCGCCGGCTCGGGCGGCCCACCCCCGCCGACTGGAGCTGGATCGTGCCGCCCGTCTCCGGCGGCCTGACACCCGTCTACCACCGCTACTACGACCCGGTGGACCCGGCCCAGCGGCCCGCCTTCCTGGCCCGGCCGCCCTGGTGA
- the egtB gene encoding ergothioneine biosynthesis protein EgtB — protein MLNADRTDPALLRELIAAELESARARTAGLTDCLDEPDLTAQHSPLMSPLVWDLAHIGNQEELWLLRNVGGRDPMHPEIDPLYDAFEHPRAERPSLPLLPPAEARRYAHEVRGRVLDLLEASPLEGAPLLDAGFAFGMIAQHEQQHDETMLATHQLRAGAAVLAAPPPPAAPADATGLPAEVLVPAGPFTMGTDTEPWALDNERPAHRVDLPAYWLDTAPVTNGAYQAFIADGGYDDPRWWTPQGWEHRTNAGLGAPLFWSRDGDQWLRRRFGGTEPVPADEPVLHVSWYEADAYARWAGRRLPTEAEWEKAARHDPASGRSRRFPWGDAAPGPEHANLGQRHLQPAPASGYPAGQAPCGARQLIGDVWEWTASDFLPYPGFRAWPYKEYSEVFFGPEYKVLRGGSFAVAPVACRGTFRNWDYPVRRQIFAGFRTARDQEGA, from the coding sequence GTGCTGAACGCCGACCGCACCGACCCGGCGCTGCTGCGCGAGCTGATCGCCGCCGAGCTGGAGTCCGCCCGCGCCCGCACCGCCGGCCTGACCGACTGCCTGGACGAGCCCGACCTGACGGCGCAGCACTCACCACTGATGTCCCCGCTGGTGTGGGACCTCGCGCACATCGGCAACCAGGAGGAGCTCTGGCTGCTGCGCAACGTCGGCGGCCGGGACCCGATGCACCCGGAGATCGACCCGCTGTACGACGCGTTCGAACACCCCCGGGCCGAGCGGCCGAGCCTGCCGCTGCTGCCGCCCGCCGAGGCCCGCCGCTACGCCCACGAGGTGCGCGGCCGGGTGCTCGACCTGCTGGAGGCCAGCCCGCTGGAGGGCGCGCCACTGCTGGACGCCGGCTTCGCCTTCGGCATGATCGCCCAGCACGAGCAGCAGCACGACGAGACCATGCTCGCCACCCACCAGCTGCGCGCGGGCGCAGCCGTCCTGGCCGCTCCCCCGCCCCCTGCGGCACCGGCCGATGCGACCGGCCTTCCGGCCGAAGTCCTGGTGCCGGCCGGGCCGTTCACCATGGGCACCGACACCGAGCCGTGGGCACTGGACAACGAGCGGCCGGCCCACCGGGTCGACCTGCCCGCCTACTGGCTGGACACCGCGCCCGTCACCAACGGCGCCTACCAGGCCTTCATCGCCGACGGCGGGTACGACGACCCGCGCTGGTGGACGCCGCAGGGCTGGGAGCACCGGACGAACGCCGGGCTCGGCGCCCCGCTGTTCTGGAGCCGCGACGGCGACCAGTGGCTGCGCCGGCGCTTCGGCGGCACCGAGCCGGTGCCCGCCGACGAACCGGTGCTGCACGTCAGCTGGTACGAGGCGGACGCCTACGCGCGCTGGGCCGGGCGGCGGCTGCCGACCGAGGCCGAGTGGGAGAAGGCCGCCCGCCACGATCCGGCGAGCGGCCGCTCCCGCCGCTTCCCGTGGGGCGACGCGGCGCCCGGCCCCGAGCACGCCAACCTCGGCCAGCGGCACCTGCAGCCGGCCCCGGCCAGCGGCTACCCCGCGGGTCAGGCGCCCTGCGGCGCCCGGCAGCTGATCGGCGACGTCTGGGAGTGGACGGCGAGCGACTTCCTGCCCTACCCCGGCTTCCGGGCCTGGCCGTACAAGGAGTACTCGGAGGTGTTCTTCGGGCCCGAGTACAAGGTGCTGCGGGGCGGCTCGTTCGCGGTGGCGCCGGTCGCCTGCCGGGGCACCTTCCGCAACTGGGACTACCCGGTCCGCCGGCAGATCTTCGCCGGCTTCCGCACCGCCCGCGACCAGGAGGGCGCCTGA
- the egtC gene encoding ergothioneine biosynthesis protein EgtC, with translation MCRHLAYLGEPLAPGAVLAEPPYALVHQSWAPRRQRYGTVNADGFGLGWYADGDERPARYRRAGPVWADEAFADLARVVRTRALLAAVRSATAGCAPGEAAAAPFTDGRRLFSHNGALPGWPAAYGPLAATLPAAELMALEARSDSALLWALVQARLQAGAELGEALADTVREAAKYGPARLNLLLTDGSSIAATAWGDTLFHRSGPGVVVASEPYDDAPGWTEVPDRSLLLATPAGITVHPIDSPDA, from the coding sequence ATGTGCCGCCATCTCGCCTACCTGGGCGAGCCGCTGGCCCCCGGCGCGGTGCTGGCCGAGCCGCCGTACGCGCTGGTGCACCAGTCCTGGGCGCCCCGCCGCCAACGGTACGGCACGGTCAACGCGGACGGCTTCGGCCTCGGCTGGTACGCCGACGGCGACGAGCGGCCGGCCCGCTACCGCAGGGCCGGGCCGGTCTGGGCCGACGAGGCCTTCGCCGACCTGGCCCGGGTGGTGCGCACCCGGGCCCTGCTGGCCGCCGTCCGCTCCGCCACCGCGGGCTGCGCCCCCGGCGAGGCGGCGGCCGCGCCCTTCACCGACGGACGCCGGCTGTTCAGCCACAACGGCGCACTGCCCGGCTGGCCCGCGGCGTACGGACCGCTGGCCGCCACGCTGCCCGCCGCCGAGCTGATGGCGCTGGAGGCGCGCAGCGACTCGGCCCTGCTCTGGGCGCTGGTGCAGGCCCGACTGCAGGCCGGCGCGGAGCTCGGCGAGGCGCTCGCCGACACCGTCCGGGAGGCCGCGAAGTACGGCCCGGCCCGGCTGAACCTGCTCCTGACCGACGGCTCCTCGATCGCCGCGACCGCGTGGGGCGACACGCTGTTCCACCGGTCCGGCCCGGGCGTCGTGGTCGCCTCCGAGCCGTACGACGACGCCCCCGGCTGGACCGAGGTCCCCGACCGGAGCCTGCTGCTCGCCACCCCGGCGGGCATCACCGTCCATCCCATCGACAGCCCCGACGCGTAA
- the egtD gene encoding L-histidine N(alpha)-methyltransferase, producing the protein MSTYDLTRLLPADHFSHALRHDVRSGLTASPKWLPPKWFYDARGSELFEEITRLPEYYPTRAEREILTARAAEIAVLTKARTLVELGSGSSEKTRLLLDALRGLGTLETYVPVDVSESALDAAGHALTAEYPGLAVHAVLSDFTKGLGLPPRGGPRLVAFLGGTLGNFLPEERAAFLRTLRGALEPGDALLLGTDLVKDPAVLVAAYDDAAGVTAEFNKNVLNVLDRELDADFDPDAFEHVALWDADREWIEMRLRSRRAQTVKIPALDLPVHFDAGEELRTEVSAKFRRERVADELAAAGLRLTEWWTDGSGRFGLSLATPV; encoded by the coding sequence GTGAGCACCTACGACCTGACCCGCCTGCTGCCCGCCGACCACTTCAGCCACGCGCTACGCCACGACGTGCGCAGCGGCCTGACGGCGAGTCCCAAGTGGCTGCCGCCGAAATGGTTCTACGACGCGCGGGGCAGCGAGCTGTTCGAGGAGATCACCCGGCTGCCCGAGTACTACCCGACCCGGGCCGAGCGGGAGATCCTGACCGCGCGGGCCGCCGAGATCGCCGTGCTGACCAAGGCCAGGACGCTGGTGGAGCTCGGGTCCGGGTCCTCCGAGAAGACCCGGCTGCTGCTGGACGCCCTGCGCGGCCTGGGCACGCTGGAGACGTACGTGCCGGTGGACGTCAGCGAGAGCGCGCTGGACGCGGCCGGGCACGCGCTGACCGCCGAGTACCCGGGGCTCGCGGTGCACGCCGTGCTGTCCGACTTCACCAAGGGGCTCGGGCTGCCGCCGCGCGGCGGGCCGCGCCTGGTGGCCTTCCTGGGCGGGACGCTCGGCAACTTCCTCCCCGAGGAGCGGGCCGCCTTCCTGCGCACCCTGCGGGGCGCGCTGGAGCCGGGCGACGCCCTGCTGCTGGGCACCGACCTGGTGAAGGACCCGGCGGTGCTGGTGGCCGCGTACGACGACGCGGCCGGCGTCACGGCGGAGTTCAACAAGAACGTGCTGAACGTGCTGGACCGCGAGCTGGACGCCGACTTCGACCCGGACGCCTTCGAGCACGTGGCGCTCTGGGACGCGGACCGGGAGTGGATCGAGATGCGGCTGCGGTCGCGGCGGGCGCAGACCGTGAAGATCCCGGCGCTGGACCTGCCGGTGCACTTCGACGCAGGCGAGGAGCTGCGGACGGAGGTGTCCGCGAAGTTCCGCCGCGAGCGGGTGGCCGACGAGCTGGCGGCGGCCGGCCTGCGGCTGACCGAGTGGTGGACGGACGGCTCCGGGCGCTTCGGGCTGTCCCTCGCCACGCCCGTCTGA
- a CDS encoding aminotransferase class I/II-fold pyridoxal phosphate-dependent enzyme produces MLEPFDRSGTGSSKWARAGAGRIPLGLADLDLPGPPAIGAALAARACHPAYGYTVADPDGRALVADWYRRRHGVAVDPDWVLLLPFGPRTALRLLLTAAGTAGPGRPVVTADPEWGGFAGLCAAAGLPLRRVPLEPSGGGYRLPVAAFAALRPGALLLSSPHNPSGRLWTAPEVRALAGIAAAEGGLLVSDEVHADLVHPDHGLRHPVAVAVAGEAALHTVTLGSVGKTFNTSGIPSCWALVPDAALRGRLLEVMAGYGLWEGGLLEQVVQRAALGEGEEWLEGLLRHLVAAREMALAALGPAVVVRPQASYLLWLDAAALGLPPERARATAMTERDVELSDGIDFGPGGRGGLRLNYGLPLTVLSTALARLTRT; encoded by the coding sequence GTGCTGGAGCCGTTCGACCGCAGCGGGACGGGCAGCAGCAAGTGGGCCCGGGCGGGCGCCGGGCGGATCCCGCTCGGACTCGCCGACCTGGACCTGCCCGGCCCGCCCGCGATCGGCGCGGCCCTGGCCGCCCGGGCCTGCCACCCCGCGTACGGGTACACGGTGGCCGACCCGGACGGCCGGGCGCTGGTGGCGGACTGGTACCGCCGGCGGCACGGCGTCGCGGTGGATCCCGACTGGGTGCTGCTGCTGCCGTTCGGGCCCAGGACGGCGCTGCGGCTGCTGCTGACGGCGGCAGGCACGGCGGGCCCGGGACGGCCGGTGGTGACGGCGGACCCGGAGTGGGGCGGCTTCGCCGGGCTGTGCGCGGCGGCCGGGCTGCCGCTGCGCCGGGTGCCGCTGGAGCCGTCCGGCGGGGGCTACCGGCTGCCGGTGGCGGCGTTCGCCGCCCTGCGGCCGGGCGCCCTGCTGCTGAGCAGCCCGCACAACCCCTCCGGGCGGCTCTGGACGGCCCCGGAGGTCCGGGCGCTGGCCGGCATCGCGGCCGCCGAGGGCGGGCTGCTGGTCTCGGACGAGGTGCACGCCGACCTCGTGCACCCCGACCACGGGCTGCGGCACCCGGTGGCGGTGGCGGTGGCCGGGGAGGCCGCGCTGCACACCGTGACCCTGGGCTCGGTCGGCAAGACCTTCAACACCTCCGGGATCCCGAGCTGCTGGGCCCTGGTGCCGGACGCGGCGCTGCGCGGGCGGCTGCTGGAGGTGATGGCCGGGTACGGCCTGTGGGAGGGCGGGCTGCTGGAGCAGGTGGTGCAGCGGGCGGCGCTGGGCGAGGGCGAGGAGTGGCTGGAGGGGCTGCTGCGGCACCTGGTGGCCGCCCGGGAGATGGCGCTGGCGGCGCTCGGGCCGGCCGTCGTGGTGCGTCCGCAGGCGTCGTACCTGCTGTGGCTGGACGCGGCGGCACTGGGTCTGCCACCCGAACGGGCGAGGGCCACGGCGATGACGGAGCGTGATGTCGAGCTGTCGGACGGGATCGACTTCGGACCGGGCGGCCGCGGTGGCCTGCGGCTGAACTACGGCTTGCCGCTCACCGTCCTGTCGACGGCACTCGCTCGATTGACGCGCACATGA
- a CDS encoding glutamate-cysteine ligase family protein: MRTALAAEGLRLTGTGTDPLRRERRMLAEHPRYRAMETFFDRSGPWGRIMMTGTASVQVNVDAGTEPAVAARWHLLHRLGPVLVAAFANSPLLDGRPTGFRSSRQVVWSRMDPSRTLAPPADGDPREAWARYVLDAEVLCVRRPDPVPWTAPAGLTFRDWLRGAGERPATLADLEYHRTTLFPPVRPRGHLELRMIDAQPGDGWLVPLALVTALLDDPEAADAASAAVEPLGRGKPPAAPRNSLWRRAATHATADPELRRAALGCFAAAERALARRPGTEPLRRALTDYAERYPARGRCPADDQLDAVRAGRRPAVEEDAPC; encoded by the coding sequence CTGCGCACCGCACTCGCCGCCGAGGGGCTCCGGCTGACCGGCACCGGCACCGACCCGCTGCGGCGCGAACGCCGGATGCTCGCCGAACACCCCCGGTACCGGGCCATGGAGACCTTCTTCGACCGGTCCGGGCCCTGGGGCCGGATCATGATGACCGGCACCGCCTCCGTCCAGGTCAACGTGGACGCGGGCACCGAGCCCGCCGTGGCCGCCCGCTGGCACCTCCTCCACCGGCTCGGGCCGGTGCTGGTCGCCGCGTTCGCCAACTCCCCGCTGCTGGACGGCCGGCCGACCGGGTTCCGGTCCAGCCGCCAGGTGGTGTGGTCCCGGATGGACCCGAGCCGCACGCTCGCCCCGCCCGCCGACGGCGACCCCCGGGAGGCCTGGGCGCGGTACGTGCTGGACGCCGAGGTGCTCTGCGTCCGCCGCCCCGACCCGGTGCCCTGGACGGCGCCCGCCGGGCTGACCTTCCGCGACTGGCTGCGCGGCGCCGGTGAGCGCCCGGCCACCCTCGCGGACCTGGAGTACCACCGCACCACGCTGTTCCCGCCCGTCCGGCCCCGCGGCCACCTGGAGCTGCGGATGATCGACGCCCAGCCCGGCGACGGCTGGCTCGTGCCGCTCGCCCTGGTCACCGCGCTCCTGGACGACCCGGAGGCGGCCGACGCCGCGTCCGCCGCCGTGGAGCCGCTCGGCCGGGGCAAGCCGCCCGCCGCCCCGCGCAACAGCCTCTGGCGACGGGCCGCCACCCACGCCACCGCCGACCCCGAGCTGCGCCGGGCCGCCCTCGGCTGCTTCGCCGCCGCCGAACGGGCGCTGGCCCGCCGCCCGGGCACCGAACCGCTGCGACGCGCCCTGACCGACTACGCCGAGCGCTACCCCGCACGCGGCCGCTGCCCCGCCGACGACCAGCTGGACGCCGTACGGGCCGGCCGCCGCCCCGCCGTCGAGGAGGACGCACCGTGCTGA
- a CDS encoding sugar porter family MFS transporter produces MVSVTREPAAERAQAAPDRLGFVVFITAAAALGGFLFGYDSSVINGAVSGIQDRFGIGDGATGLIVSSALLGSAVGAALAGRFADRYGRIRVMKAAAVLFAVSAVGSMLPFAAWDLACWRVLGGAAIGIASVIAPTYIAEVAPTGYRGRLASFQQAAIVLGIAISQLVNWLLADAAGGDTRGTLLGLEAWQWMLGICVVPAVVYFVLAAAIPESPRFLISAGRLDEARRVLREVEGEQADTEGRIAEIRGLIASDHRPRFRDLLGGRAGLLPIVWVGIGLSVFQQLVGINVIFYYSSILWQSVGIDQSNSLLISFVGSVINIAGTVVAVLLVDRIGRKPLALIGSAGMAVSLGAAAWAFSSATGSGDNVTLPDLQGTVALVAANLFVLFFALSWGVVVWVMLGEMFPNRIRAAALSVAASAQWVANWAITVSFPAMSRWNLSATYAVYAAFALLSIPFVARFMKETKGVRLEDMG; encoded by the coding sequence ATCGTGAGCGTCACCCGAGAACCCGCAGCGGAGCGTGCCCAGGCCGCCCCCGACCGACTGGGGTTCGTGGTCTTCATCACGGCCGCGGCCGCCCTCGGCGGCTTTCTGTTCGGCTACGACAGCTCGGTGATCAACGGCGCCGTCTCCGGCATCCAGGACCGGTTCGGGATCGGGGACGGCGCCACCGGGCTGATCGTCTCCTCCGCGCTGCTCGGCTCCGCGGTCGGCGCGGCGCTCGCCGGCCGGTTCGCCGACCGGTACGGCCGCATTCGGGTCATGAAGGCGGCCGCCGTGCTGTTCGCGGTCAGTGCGGTCGGCTCCATGCTGCCGTTCGCCGCCTGGGACCTCGCCTGCTGGCGGGTGCTCGGCGGCGCCGCGATCGGCATCGCCTCGGTGATCGCCCCCACCTACATCGCGGAGGTGGCACCGACCGGGTACCGCGGCCGGCTGGCCTCCTTCCAGCAGGCCGCGATCGTGCTCGGCATCGCGATCTCCCAGCTGGTGAACTGGCTGCTGGCGGACGCCGCCGGCGGTGACACCCGTGGCACGCTGCTCGGGCTGGAGGCCTGGCAGTGGATGCTCGGCATCTGCGTCGTCCCGGCGGTGGTCTACTTCGTGCTGGCGGCGGCGATCCCCGAGTCGCCGCGCTTCCTGATCTCGGCCGGCCGGCTGGACGAGGCCCGCAGGGTGCTGCGCGAGGTCGAAGGCGAGCAGGCCGACACCGAGGGCCGGATCGCCGAGATCCGGGGCCTGATCGCCTCGGACCACCGGCCGCGCTTCCGCGACCTGCTGGGCGGCCGGGCCGGCCTGCTGCCGATCGTCTGGGTCGGCATCGGGCTGTCGGTGTTCCAGCAGCTGGTCGGCATCAACGTGATCTTCTACTACTCGTCGATCCTCTGGCAGTCCGTCGGCATCGACCAGAGCAACTCGCTGCTGATCAGCTTCGTCGGCTCGGTGATCAACATCGCCGGCACCGTGGTCGCCGTCCTGCTGGTCGACCGGATCGGCCGCAAGCCGCTCGCCCTGATCGGCTCGGCCGGCATGGCGGTCAGCCTGGGCGCCGCCGCCTGGGCGTTCTCCTCGGCGACCGGCAGCGGCGACAACGTCACGCTGCCCGACCTCCAGGGCACGGTGGCACTGGTGGCCGCCAACCTCTTCGTGCTGTTCTTCGCGCTCTCCTGGGGCGTGGTGGTCTGGGTCATGCTCGGCGAGATGTTCCCCAACCGGATCCGGGCCGCCGCGCTGTCGGTGGCGGCATCCGCGCAGTGGGTGGCGAACTGGGCGATCACCGTGTCGTTCCCGGCGATGTCCCGCTGGAACCTGTCGGCGACCTACGCGGTCTACGCGGCGTTCGCCCTGCTGTCGATCCCCTTCGTGGCCCGCTTCATGAAGGAGACCAAGGGCGTCCGGCTGGAGGACATGGGCTGA